From the genome of Corallococcus macrosporus DSM 14697:
TCCGAGTCCCTCACCCGCTTCAAGCACAGCCCATAGGCGAAGTTGGGCGCGGGCGAGATGTAGGCCCGGTGCCGTGACAGCGCGCGCAGCCACAGCGAGGGCCGCGCGAGGAAGACCTCGGGCGGAATCAGCACCAGGCTGCCCGGGTAGTACAGCGCGGCCAGCAGACAGCCGATGAGCCCCATGTCGTGGTACAGCGGCAGCCAGCTCACGCCCACCCGGGGCACGTCCGGCCCCAGCGGCATCTCCACCTCCAGCGCCGCGACCTGCGCCAGCAGCGCCTCGTGCGTCAGCGTCACCGGCTTCGGGTCCACCGTGGAGCCGGAGGAGAACTGGATGAGCCCCAGCGCGCCGGGCCGCACGGCGGCCTCCAGCACGTCATCGCCCTTGGACACCTCGTCCACCGTGTGACAGCCCAGCCGGGGACGCGCGCGCTCCACGCTGGGCCCCAGCAGCAGCCGCACCCGGCTGTCCGTCAGCACCATCACCGCGCCCGTCACGTGGAGCATCCGCGAGGTGGCGCGGTGGTACTCCTCCAGGCGCCCCAGCCGCACGGGCGGGTACAGCGGCACCGGCACCGCGCCCGCCAGCAACGTGCCGAAGAAGGCGTCCATGAAGGCCGGCGACGTGGGCAGCAGCAAGGCCACCCGGTCGCCCTCGCGCACGCCCAGCCGCGCCAGCCCCGCCGCGGTCCGCTTCGCCCGGCGGTACACCTCCGCCCAGGGCAGGGACACCTCGCGCTCGGCCGCGTCCACGAAGGTGAGGCCCAGCGGGGACGTGGTGCCCGTGGCCGCGAGCGCCGCGTTCACCGTGGCGTGCCTCCGAGCCGGCAGCGCCGGCCCCACCAGCCGCGAGCCCGCGTCCGTCACGGGAGGGCCTCCTCCGCCACGGGCTCCGCCGGCGCCGCGACGCGCCGAGCCACCAGCCTGGCCAGGTCCCCCACCGTGCGCACGCCCTGCGCATCCTCTTCGGACAGCCGGATGCGGAAGCGATTCTCCAGCCCGACCGCCAACACCGTGAGCCCCAGGCTGTCCAACTGGAGGTCGCGCACCAGGTCCTGTCCCGGCTCGACCGCGCCCTTCCACTCCAGCTCGTCGGTGACGATGCGGTGAATCTCCGCCAGGACCTCCAGTTCGGGCTCAGCCACGTGGCACCTCCGGGATGAAGCGGGGACGGTGGGAGAACGCCTGCGCGTATACCTCACCCAGCGCCGCCTCCTCCGCGCGGATTCGCACGTAGAGCAGCGCCGCGTTGCCCACCGAGAAGACAAGGGCCGTCCACCACGCACCATGGATGAGCGGCACGCACGCCAGTTCCAGCACCACCGCGACATAGTTGGGATGGCGCAGGAAGCGATAGGGCCCGCCCGTCACCGGCGCCAGCCCCGGCACCACGATGATGCGCGAGTTCCACCGGTCGCCCAGCGTGGCGATGGCCCAGTACCGCAGCCCCTGCGCCAGCACCGCGCCCGCCAGCGCCGCCCAACCCCACGCGCCCGGGAAGCCGCGCCGCAGCCCGAACACCTCCGCCACGCACGCCACCAGGAACAGCGTGTGGAACACCACCATGAAGCGGTAGTGCCGCTGCCCCGTCTCCACGCCGCCCCGCGCGAAGGCCCGGGCGGCGTTGCGATTGGAGAGCACCAGCTCCACCAGCCGCTCCACGACGAGCGCGGCCATGAAGCCCAGGAAGAGGGCCTGGGTGGAGGTCACCATCGCAGCAGCACCATCTCCGCGCCGAAGCCCGGCCCCATG
Proteins encoded in this window:
- a CDS encoding isoprenylcysteine carboxyl methyltransferase family protein: MVTSTQALFLGFMAALVVERLVELVLSNRNAARAFARGGVETGQRHYRFMVVFHTLFLVACVAEVFGLRRGFPGAWGWAALAGAVLAQGLRYWAIATLGDRWNSRIIVVPGLAPVTGGPYRFLRHPNYVAVVLELACVPLIHGAWWTALVFSVGNAALLYVRIRAEEAALGEVYAQAFSHRPRFIPEVPRG
- a CDS encoding acyl carrier protein, coding for MAEPELEVLAEIHRIVTDELEWKGAVEPGQDLVRDLQLDSLGLTVLAVGLENRFRIRLSEEDAQGVRTVGDLARLVARRVAAPAEPVAEEALP